The Drosophila gunungcola strain Sukarami chromosome X unlocalized genomic scaffold, Dgunungcola_SK_2 000039F, whole genome shotgun sequence genomic sequence TTGCTCACGCAAACACAGTGTGGCGTGGTTCAGATCTACACGTACTGCTTGTACAACAAACACTGCGATCAGAGTGTCACTTTGGAGTTCGTGGATCGCTATGAGAATGGATCCTTTCGGCAGGATCGTTGGACCAGGTCCTTCGATCGGGCCCTCAGCAGTCTTTCGGGATGTCCACTGCGGGTCAGCTGGTATCCCCTGCCGCCGTTCGTCTCCTTCTATGGCAACTCAAGTGATCCGGCCGAAAGGGCGGAGATCTGGCGACTAACCGGTATCGATGGAGAGCTCATCAAACTGCTGGCCGAGATCTTTCGCTTTCGCATTCTGCTCGGGGAGCCGTGCGACAAGTGCCTATCGCCGGACATCAAAGATGGCTGCAGTGGGTGCTTCGACCAGGTGATACACAGCAATTCCTCGATACTGATCGGGGCCATGAGTGGATCGCACCAGCATCGGTCGCAGTTCTCCTTCACGTGCTCGTACCACCAGAGCTCGCTGGTCTTCATCATGCACATGAGCGAACAATACGGCGCAGTGGCCCAGTTGGCAGTGCCCTTTTGTGGGACAGTCTGGTTGGCCCTGGTCCTCTCCGGAGTCCTGGTCGTTCTGGTCGTGTGGCTGAGAAAGAAAATCGCGGGTGAGGAGTCCGATTTGCCCTACCATGCCCTCCAGGTGCTGACCACCCTAATGGGAAATCCCCTGGAGGCGAGGAGCCTGTCCCGAAGTGCCCGCATTCGCATACTCTACGCCGGCTGGCtgcttttggttttggtcCTGCGAGTCGTTTACCAGGGCAAATTATTCGACTCTTTTCGCATGCCCTACACCAAGGCCGTGCCCACACAAATATCGGAGCTGGTCAGGGACAACTACACACTGATTTCGCAGGAGTATCTGGAGTACTATCCCCACAGCATGACCGTCCTGACCAGGAACGGATCCAGCGATCGCTTCGATTATATGCAGAGATCGGCTGAGGAGACTAGACTCACGACCACCTCGCTGATTGCCACGATGTCCTCGTACAACCAGAAGCACTGGAGCACCAGCCGATTGACCCACATCAGGGAGCACATCCTCAACTACCAATTGGTCATCTACTTGCGGCGCCACTCGCTGCTCAAGTTCGCCTTCGATCGGAAGATCAAGCAACTGTTTTCGGCCGGCATTATTGGGTATTTCGTTCGTGAGTTCGATAGCAGCCTGTACAGTGATCCCTACGAGGATGACTACGAGGTGACGGCCATTCCTTTGAATGCCTTCTGCGGTCTGTACTTAGTTTTTGCGTTGTTGCTATCCGCTGCTGTGGTTGCCTTTGTTCTGGAGCTGCTCAGTCTGAGGGTTAACTGGTTGAGGAGGCTGTTTGAGTAGTGGATTTCGATTGAAAATTGTACTCTTTTATCTAATGAGATATAGATATAACTAGGGAGGTGCTACAGAAATCATTTGGTTTTGAAATCACTTATATGCcgtataatatatttttggaagTCCAATAGAATTATTATGTAGGTGGACGTATTTATCTTTCATTGCGTATATTTAGACacctttacattattttttaaacgacCTAGTGATTTCTTTAGCACaaccaataaattttttttagcaaaaataaactaataactaatttcttaaaattaaaaataaatacaattatgatttttattgatcCCCAGTCCTTAAATTTTGCACTTTAATTGTAGTAGCAGGagttataaaataactatattaaactaaaaaagaaATCTATTTGGTCAACAAAGCATTTCTTTAGAAAATATAACATCGGTTTTAAAACCACTTACAAAATTGTCTAAAAGTATGTGGAACTTTAAAGTCGTTTTTCGAAACGAATTCTTCAGACTTTCGGACTCAAAAAATATACTCTTTATTCCTAATTTGTGGACACCTTAATTGTGATTCATTTCaaatggtaaataaataattcttttaGCTTGGACTTAGTTTATTTGGGATGCGTTTTAGCCAACTCTGTGTTGTCTAAAATTTTCATTCTCCAATCTGGGTTCTTGAATCCCCGTATGGATAGCAAGTTGTGACACTGCCGCTGGCTTTTTGGGTTGGACCATCAGAAGACAATGGAAAGTCCTCGTTAACCGGCACAtaaagagcaacaacaacataaacaaaaacaacagcaatatAACTACAAAATCAGGAGGAGTGTGTGGgaggtataaaaaataaaggacaTAAACAAGACACGTCCGACATAGAACGAACTCATTAGCCTACATGGCCGCATTTTCCGCCTACACATGTGGCGGACATAAAGGGGGAGGATATACACTAGCGGTCCAAATACTAGCTCTAAAAatgtcttcaaaaaaaaaatcctttaatattaattaacaaacactatattaaaaaatttattaaattaaataaattagattaagtaatttaataaattatttcaaaaattaattcgtATGACATAAGATgtaataagtaaataaaaagtaccaatgaatttaaaatgatttaatcaatataaaatgttaaaataattaacagtGATTGGATTCTGATTacttattgaaaaaaaaaccagcatTTTTgtgaattaatattatataaataacaaatacagGGAAGGAggaaataggaaaaaaaaataatatcgatgagataaacacaaaatatatagaaattgAGAATAGATAATTGAAAAACTATTAACAAATTATAGGTAAAACACCAGAATTAGttcgaaataaaaacattaatattaatcaCAAAACGATTGGCCCAACATGTAACTATTGGCCTAACTTCAGTACTATAATTTTGAccgaattttgtttttgatcgGGGGTGTAAGGGGTGTAAGAAGAGGTGGGAAGAGGGGGTAAAGGGCAAGGGGTCCCCCAATTGGAACACAAATGCGCTCTGGCTTGTTGCAGCCGTGTGCTTTCCTAGTTGctacatattttgtttgcttaaatgCCGGAAGTGTTGCAGGCCACATCAGAAGTGGGCATGGTTGCCGCCCACCTTAACCCCTTCAGACCCTAAAAGTGCCAACAAGCAACAAATGTTGTCAGCATGTAGCATTCAATGTTTGACATCTAAGGTCATACGCCACTGTCAGCATACTCGATACTAAGAAAAATCTGACTCTCAccattaaatattgtttattgggtaaatttcatttaatgattatttattttaaattgtgtattttataaatgtatttaaatattaaaaaataagttatttattatatggatgggaaaaagggaaaggaaaaatagattaacattttaattttgccttGGAAAAGGACATTTAACATTCGTTACTCCATCAGCTTGGAATATCCTTTCCTGTTTTGTTGTTCAACATTTACCGGTTACCAGTTATCTCAGTCTGTTGTTGCCACTGCAATACTAACTCTTAATTATGCCTCTTAGGGCTTAGCCAACTTGTCGTTGTCATTCATTTTGCCGTTCGACATACACAAGTTTTGTGTTTGAAGAGATTTGCATTTACGTTTGCATCGTCTCGTCTTGTCTCgaattaattgcatttaattgccGGTTAAGGCAAAGGCCGGAGGAAGGAGGGGTAACACCATTTGCCCATATAGTGGGTTTTCCACAGCCAATGGGCGGCCACTTCACTCCCACGAAAAACCCGGTGAGAGGCCGTGTGATAAGAGCTGATAACAAAGGTAAACAAAGTCGCACCAGATGGATGAACTGATGCCCTCCATCGGCGACAATGGCGGGAAACGCTGTAATTCGTCAGATATTCGTCGGCCCAAGGCGCATGCGTCCAAAAATCCGACATTCGACAGTCGGTCGGAGGAGCGTCGTTTTTCGCTGCCACAACTTTCAGTATAAGAGCGACAAACCAGTATCCCATGTGTGTGGCACAGAAATATCGGGAAATTTATGCTAGATAACGAGCCAGAAGCGAAGGTTTGGCCCGTCGCTGAAGATCAGGATCAGCATAATATTATTATCTAATGAGCagccaaaaattaatttcagccCAAGGTCTGGCAGAGTCTCATTGAATTGTTAAGAGTACACTTTAAGCAATTGCCTTGATATTTGGAAAGAAAACCGTATTAATgcgttttttgaaaatgtataaacaggcttttaatatatagaacataaataaaatatgacaaaatatttaaattgcttcTTAAATGCGTTAccgaataaaaattataaataataaattggttttttttgatAGCCTCATAACTTATCGATGCAATCATTAATAGATTACACTTTTGCCACACCAGTGTAGCTGGGTTACCCCAAATGCAATAATAGTTGACTCAAAAATAAGTtaggaaatgaaaaaaaaaacattaaaactgccaaaaaaatataataatatttgaatacACATATTTTTCATAGTGCACTCTAGTTGGCCTTGCTAATTTGGCCATAAAAGCGAATTGCATTTGAAGTTGTAGAACAGTTGAAGCCATCAATCGGAGCTACCAAGATGTTGAACCAATCTTTtatcctgatcctgatcctgctGGTTGCAGTCTGTTGTTTCTCGGCGGAATTGCCTGGAAATGCCTATTTGCCACCACTTAAGAACAATCACCCAGTTCCAGATGAAAACCCACTGGTCGACAATGGATTCCTCTACGATACCGACCAGGATCCATTTGAGAGGTATGCCCCCATCTTTGTGGACTATCCGGGAGTTCATCAACTTCTGAGGCAGCAACAGGAATACGCTTTGGATTTACCCTTCTAAGGAAAGTTTATTACGGATTTGTGAATAACAGACAATGGTGGATGTCATGtgaaaaacatataataaatgAAGGCAACAATCAAAAAAGTCCGAAGTATAAGTATTTACGAAAGAAATTTAAGATTTGTtaagataatttaatttgaagtaaattaaaaatagatttcaCAGAGCTTCAGTAagcaaaactaattttaaaaattccttaaattaaaatcattgaaattgtaaacgaaaaataaaatatttgaatcaGAAATTGCTATACaaattaatgtgtttttttttttaatttaaatattaacaatatttgagggatttctaaaattatttattgaaaaatatgaaacctaagtagtaaatttaaaaatagacaTGAACCACCTGTAATGACTTAcgctttaataattttatttaataactttcTTTGAATACCCAAACTTTAGTACACTTTCTTGAGTGACCTTAATTTTTGAATGAGTGTGCAATGAAATGTGTGCAACTTTGACTTAGCCATCGGTGAAGTGCATAACCGCAACTTAATCCCCGACCTGTCCTTAGCCGTATCAGAAACTTTTAGCCCGATCCGGATTTTTGGCTTGGACCCCACCCAACGCCCCACGCCCTACGCCCCTGgttgtgtgtatatgtgtgttagtgtgtgtgtgtgtgtgtgtgtgtgtgtgtgtgtgtctgagTGTGCGGTTTTAATCAAGTTTCGCCACTTAAGTTTGTGCTCAGGTGGAAAACACTCAAAAGCCGCCTGACCGAACCGAACTCCACTGAGCTGAAGCCCCCTTTTCCGCACGCCCCTGCCAAAGTTTCAAGAGCTTTGCGACGCGCTGTTGGTGAGTTTcgtctttgttttttaaattctgttcagggtttgtgttttgtgggttttttttttggggggcgTCTTTTTGGCATAAAGTGGTTGGGTGGGCCAACCTGTTACACATCTGTTTCGCTGCAGCTCCGTATGCCACTGTTTGCCCCATGGACCTACCCAACTAGCTTCACTTTTGTTGAAactttaaaaccaattaaactGAGTGCCAGCATGATTGGGCAAAATGATTGTGCATATGTCTTGCGGCCCCATTAACcataatttaagttatttataaaaaagggTAAGGCAAGCGATACAATTTGACACGGTCcttcttttataaatatgtatttcttTGGCGGCCATATTTATCAACTGTTTTTGCATTTACAAGCTTCAAGGAATTTACCATTTTGTATTCTTATTTCTTCAACATAAAACTCTGGCGCTATTTGGGCGTGGTAGATCAGATTAggtattaaaatcattttttttccaacagaatttgattattttattaaattgttatgaAATCATTTACTACAGTATATTGACAagtgaatttttaattgttttcctaggaaaactaaaataatatttaatgtcGTTTTATTGGTCAGTAAGCATTTAACACACGCTacctttaaatgtttttaaccaCATTATACAGTTAATAATGAATATATGATGAATATGATAAGTTAATGCTATTTATTTTGGTGTTTAAAGTATTTATGTGTTTCTagtgtaattattatttaattatagatAGAAGAAATCAGTAGTGAGTCATAAAAAGCCCTGAGGTTGTTCTTTTTCCGtgacatatatatacatatgtacatttacTTATGAGAATACCACACACCACAAAATCCAAATTACTGGCCTCAAGAATGAAGCGTGAATTCGCATCCTGCCACATaagtgtgcatgtgtgtgttagTGAGCCAAAGTCAATTGTCAAattgacacacacacacacacatatgcagCGACATATGCTGGCaagtgcatgtgtgtgtgtgtgtgtgtttgactGTTTTGTTGTTAGCTTCATTATTTGCCAAGTAAAAGTAATGAGACTTTTG encodes the following:
- the LOC128260794 gene encoding uncharacterized protein LOC128260794, with amino-acid sequence MFQYLWLLMALRCLAMGAVQPPEPEVMAPLVAAALEILDEQVSPSQITLAVIELTPEDEHRDHVQEELMTTIIKEVGDSMAVRTFQKPPAEVPACYVVFLVNSAQAFNTLSFNFTDMHSTREYNFLILLTRRISSRAKRNQVLRDIASTCVRFHTLNVLLLTQTQCGVVQIYTYCLYNKHCDQSVTLEFVDRYENGSFRQDRWTRSFDRALSSLSGCPLRVSWYPLPPFVSFYGNSSDPAERAEIWRLTGIDGELIKLLAEIFRFRILLGEPCDKCLSPDIKDGCSGCFDQVIHSNSSILIGAMSGSHQHRSQFSFTCSYHQSSLVFIMHMSEQYGAVAQLAVPFCGTVWLALVLSGVLVVLVVWLRKKIAGEESDLPYHALQVLTTLMGNPLEARSLSRSARIRILYAGWLLLVLVLRVVYQGKLFDSFRMPYTKAVPTQISELVRDNYTLISQEYLEYYPHSMTVLTRNGSSDRFDYMQRSAEETRLTTTSLIATMSSYNQKHWSTSRLTHIREHILNYQLVIYLRRHSLLKFAFDRKIKQLFSAGIIGYFVREFDSSLYSDPYEDDYEVTAIPLNAFCGLYLVFALLLSAAVVAFVLELLSLRVNWLRRLFE
- the LOC128260791 gene encoding uncharacterized protein LOC128260791 yields the protein MLNQSFILILILLVAVCCFSAELPGNAYLPPLKNNHPVPDENPLVDNGFLYDTDQDPFERYAPIFVDYPGVHQLLRQQQEYALDLPF